Part of the Ignavibacterium album JCM 16511 genome, CCTTTTATAGTTGAGTGATATTAAAATTTCTTGGTAAATAATTTTTCCCATCTGGGATCTATTTCATCCTTCTCACATTTGCATTGTTCAAAATTCAAATCAGCTCCGCATTTTGGACAAAGACCTTTACAATCTTCTTTACATAATTTTTTCATCGGAATTGCAAGAATAGCAAATTCTCTCACATCATTATCAAAATCGAGTTTATCAGTATCTCTGTTTATGTAAGTAATGTTTATATCCTCAGTATCTTCAGGTTCTTCATTCATCAGATATATCATTTCATAATCGCTGTGAATTAATCTTTCAAACCTGATCGTGCATCTGTCACACTCAAATGAAGCATTTATTTCAGAGCTGACATGAGTTATAATCTGATCATGAAGTTTATTTAATCTGATATTTGTTTTAACCTTTCCAAAAAAAGGTTCCCCAAGGTCAATATCTTCTATCTTCTCTTCAAAATCAAAAACATGTTCCCCTAAGCTTAGATTTGAAATTTTTACTTTCATTGCAAAATCGCTCAAAAATTGGCTTCAAATATATTATTAGTGGTTTTGATAATCAAACATAAAGATG contains:
- a CDS encoding YceD family protein, which translates into the protein MKVKISNLSLGEHVFDFEEKIEDIDLGEPFFGKVKTNIRLNKLHDQIITHVSSEINASFECDRCTIRFERLIHSDYEMIYLMNEEPEDTEDINITYINRDTDKLDFDNDVREFAILAIPMKKLCKEDCKGLCPKCGADLNFEQCKCEKDEIDPRWEKLFTKKF